Proteins encoded by one window of Fischerella sp. PCC 9605:
- a CDS encoding DICT sensory domain-containing protein: MNASPGPDLSIYQLALEVQMPSQVLSLTPATLLSLLKSQIDLLIEQQIAATLWVKLPPGKIWHSEIQRYRQQFGEHGVIYTCQVAEKGRDVETRYGASGGVEGENTSSSQKCLELLSNSQIRREYFFIVLSPRFCSLIVVYRQLKSPKTLLTITTVDGKVIQQVLDGMKKITITELSAIAAPADLICPSVEMLHATSLLSQLLAKQLQRQDEINRQIITKRIAKVEQQKQILHNSLQLKDEFLSNVCQELRTPLTHMKTALSLLNSPSLKNPQRQRYLQMLKRECDRQNSLIHGVLELVQIEHNLEETNLESVRLADIVPGVVSTYQPLAQEKGIMLAYTVPTELPAVWCVIGGLRQLVIHLLSNSIKYTPNGGQVWVRGRLQGDYVLLELRDTGIGIAESEIPKIFDRFYRVRPLPTEDPGGAGLGLTIVQQLLRNCGGSISVKSKLSEGSTFTVQLAIASDKPHEN, from the coding sequence ATGAATGCTTCTCCGGGCCCGGATCTGTCAATTTATCAGTTGGCTTTGGAAGTGCAAATGCCTTCTCAAGTCTTATCCTTAACACCTGCTACTCTGCTTTCACTGCTAAAGTCGCAAATTGATTTACTCATTGAACAGCAGATTGCTGCTACTTTATGGGTAAAGCTACCACCAGGAAAAATTTGGCATTCAGAAATTCAGCGTTATCGTCAGCAATTTGGTGAACATGGAGTTATCTATACTTGCCAAGTTGCAGAGAAAGGGAGAGATGTAGAGACGCGCTATGGCGCGTCTGGGGGAGTGGAGGGAGAAAATACTTCCTCATCTCAAAAATGCTTGGAATTGTTGTCAAATAGTCAGATTCGCCGGGAATATTTTTTCATAGTGTTGTCACCACGGTTTTGCAGTTTAATCGTGGTTTATCGGCAACTCAAAAGCCCTAAAACTTTGCTGACTATAACCACGGTTGACGGAAAAGTCATTCAGCAAGTTTTAGATGGTATGAAAAAGATAACAATAACAGAATTATCTGCGATCGCCGCACCTGCTGATTTGATTTGTCCCTCAGTAGAGATGTTGCATGCAACGTCTCTACTAAGTCAGTTATTGGCAAAACAACTTCAAAGACAGGATGAGATTAATCGTCAAATTATCACTAAGCGGATCGCCAAGGTAGAACAGCAAAAACAAATACTACACAACAGTTTGCAACTCAAAGATGAGTTCTTGAGCAATGTCTGTCAGGAACTGCGTACACCCCTAACGCACATGAAGACAGCTTTGAGTCTGTTGAATTCCCCTAGTTTAAAAAACCCTCAGCGACAACGTTATTTACAGATGCTGAAACGAGAGTGCGATCGCCAAAATTCTCTCATTCACGGCGTGTTGGAATTAGTACAAATTGAGCACAATTTAGAGGAAACGAACTTAGAGTCAGTACGCTTAGCAGATATCGTGCCTGGAGTAGTCAGTACCTACCAGCCCTTAGCACAAGAAAAAGGCATCATGTTAGCTTACACTGTACCTACTGAACTCCCTGCGGTTTGGTGTGTAATTGGAGGACTAAGACAGCTTGTTATCCATCTACTTTCTAATAGTATTAAATATACCCCCAACGGTGGTCAAGTATGGGTGCGGGGACGTCTTCAAGGCGATTATGTCTTACTAGAATTGCGTGATACTGGTATTGGTATTGCTGAAAGCGAAATTCCCAAAATTTTCGATCGCTTTTATCGTGTACGTCCACTACCAACAGAAGATCCAGGTGGTGCAGGTTTGGGTTTAACAATTGTACAGCAACTCTTACGAAACTGCGGTGGCTCTATTTCTGTAAAAAGCAAGCTGTCAGAAGGTTCCACCTTTACAGTGCAGTTAGCAATTGCCAGCGACAAACCCCATGAAAATTAA